Part of the Microbacterium immunditiarum genome is shown below.
GGCATCGCCCTGCCGCTCACGCCCGTCCAGGTGCTGTGGGTCAACATGGTGACCGCCGTCACGCTGTCGCTCGCGCTCGCGTACGAGCCCGGTGAGAAGGGCATCATGCGGCGCCCGCCGCGGCCGCCGGGCGGCTCGATCATCAACCTGCGCGAGCTCGGCTTCGTGCTCATCGTGTCGCTGCTCATCGGCGGCGCCACGCTCGGCGTGTTCTACAGCGTCGTCGCCGCCGGCACCGACATCCCGTACGCGCGCACCGAGGCCGTCGCGATGCTCGCGCTCGGCCAGCTCGCGTACCTGTTCAACTGCCGGTTCCTCACGCGCTCGAGCATCACGTTCGACGTGTTCCGCGGCAACCGGGTCGTGTGGTGGTCCGCCCTCGCGCTCATCGTGCTGCAGCTCGTCTACACGTACGCGCCGTTCATGAACGACCTGTTCGACTCGCGTCCGCTCACGCTCCAGTCGTGGCTGCTTCCGCTCGGCTTGTCCGTCGTCCTGTTCTTCGCGATCGAGCTGCTGAAGCTCATTCGCCGCCGCCGAAGCCGCTCGTAGCCGGTCGAGCGGGCGCCCGGCTGCGGCGCCGAGGTGCTCAGCGCGACCGCTAGCGTTGAACCGTGACCGACAGCCTCGCAGGGACCGTCGTTGCCGTGGCGCGCGACGACGGCCATCGATTCAGCAAGCCGACCCGCGACAGCATCACGCTCATCGAAGGACTCGGGGTGGAAGGCGACGCCCACGCCGGAGCCACCGTCAAGCACCGGTCCCGCGTGCGCCGCGACCCGAGCTCGCCGAACCTGCGGCAGGTGCACCTCATGCACGCGGAGCTCTTCGACGAGGTCGCGCGGCGCGGACATGCGGTCGCCCCCGGTGAGCTCGGCGAGAACGTGACGACGTCGGGCATCGACCTGCTGTCACTGCCCCGCGGCGCGCGGCTGACACTCGGCGACGAGGCGGTCATCGAGGTCACGGGGCTGCGCAATCCGTGCACTCAGATCAACGGCCTGTCGGCTGGCCTCATGAAGGAGCTCATCCACGTCGACGAGGACGGCGCCACAGTCCGCCTCGCGGGCGTCATGTCGGTCGTCGCGCGGGGCGGCGTCGTGCGCCCCGGCGACGGCATCCGCGTCACCCTCCCCGACGAGCCGCACGAGCCTCTCCCGGTGGTGTGACCGTGCCCGCGTGGCTCACGGCGGCGTGGAACCGCGTCTTCGCGCTCCTCGGCCGCGTGTCGATGTACCGGCTGGTGCTGCTCGCGCTCGCCGCGCTCGCCGCGATCGCTTTCGTGCTGTCCTTCTTCGGTCTCGTCGGTCCGGGGCCGGGCGAGCTGGTCGCGACGCTCGCGGTGCTCGTTGTCGTGTGCGGGGCGACGGATGCCGCGGCCCACGCCGTCCTCCGCCTGCCGTGGCGCCTCGAGTCGTCGCTCGTGACCGCCCACATCCTGCTGTTCGTGCTGCGGCCGACGCTCGAGCTCGCGGGGCTCGGTGGGATCGCGATCGCGGGCGCCGCCGCGTCGCTGTCGAAGTACGTGCTCGCATGGCGCGGCCGGCACGTGTTCAACCCCGCCGCCGTCGGCGCCACCGTGCTCACGCTGCTCGCCCTCGCATTCCCGGCGCTCGGCACGTCGTCGTGGTGGGTCGGCACTCCCGCGCTCGCAGGACCGGTCGTCGTGCTCGGCGTCGCGGTGCTGTGGCGCACCGAGAAGCTGCGCATGGTGGCGCTGTTCGTCGTTATCGCCGTCGGCGTCGCGGTGCTGCGCACGTCGGCGCAGTACCAGGCGGCCGGGACCCCGCTCGACTTCGCACAGGTGTTCTGCCCGGTGCTGTGGTCGTCGCCGTTCCTGTTCCTCGGCGCGTTCATGCTGTCCGAGCCGCTCACGATGCCGCCGCGCCGCTGGCAGCAGCTCACGGTCGCCGCTGTCGTCGGCGTGCTCGCCGGGTGGCCGATCGATCTCGGCGCGGTCAGCCTCGGAGAGGAGCGCGCCCTGCTCATCGGCAACCTCGTGGCGTTCGCGTTCTCGGTGCGGGCCGCCGTCCGCCTCACGCTGCGTTCTCGCCAGGACGTGACCCCGACCGTGCGCCAGCTCACGTTCGACGCGAAGCGCACCGTGCGGTTCGAGTCCGGGCAGTACATCGAGCTCGATGTGCCGCACCGCCGCCCCGACGCGCGCGGAACGCGTCGCGAGTTCAGCATCGTCTCCGCGCCCGAGGACCTGCCCGAGCTGCGCATCGCGTTCCGCGAGAGCATGGGCGCACAGGCGGCGCATCCGAGCTCGTACAAGCGCGCCCTCGCGCAGGTCACGGCCGGCAACGACCTCGCGGTGACGGGCGTGTGGGGCGATTTCGTCCTTCCGAAGAAGGCTCACGTGCCGCTGCTCATGGTCGCGGCGGGCATCGGCGTGACGCCGTTCGTATCGCAGCTGCGCCACCTGCGCCTCGCGCAGGAGGACCGCGACATCGTGCTCGTCTACGTCGCGTCGGATGCCTCCGAGCTCGCGTTCCGCGACGAGATCGAGGCCTCGGGGGTTCCGGTCGTGGTGTTCACGCGCGACCGTCCCGAGAACCTCCCCTCGCACTGGACGTGGGCGCGCGGGGTGCGCCTCGACGCGGAAGGCCTCGTGCGGGTCGTGCCCGACATCTCGGCCCGCCACGCGTTCGTGTCGGGGCCGCCGAACCTCATCGCCGACCTCGCGCCGGCGCTCGAGCGCGCGCGGTCGATCACGACCGACGCCTTCAGCGGCTACTGAGCGCGCGGCATCCGTCTCGCGCTGGCGGTCCGGGTCCTCGCGCCGTCGTTTCCGTCACGCGCGGTGTCGAGAAGGGGGCGCGGATGCCGGAAACGGCAGCGCACGCACCGCGCGCCCGACTGCCGCGGTCAGGCCGGGTCGGACGGCCTCGCGGGCATCCGCAGCTCGAACACGGTGTCGCCCGGCTCGCTGCGCACCGAGAGCGTCCCGCCGTGGGCGTTCGCGATCGCGCGGGCGATCGACAGGCCGAGGCCGGTCCCGCCCGTCTGGCGCGCGCGCGACCGATCCGCGCGCGCGAAGCGCTCGAACAGCTCGTTCGCGATCGAGGGGTCGATGCCGGGCCCGTCGTCGCGCACGCGCAGCACGGCGTCCTCGCCGTCGCGCTCCACGCCCACGGCCACCGTCGTGCCGGCCGGCGTGTGCGTCCCCGCGTTCGCGAGCAGGTTCGCGACGACCTGGCTGAGCCGCACGGCATCGCCCGCCACGACGACCGGGTCGTCGCCGACCGCGAGCTGCCACTCGTGGTCGGGGTGCGCGGCCCGAGCATCCGTCACGCCGTCGACCGCGAGACGCGTGAGGTCGACCGCTGCGTACACGAGCTCCTGCCCCTCGTCGAGGCGCGCGAGCAGGAGGAGGTCTTCGACGAGGCGCGTCATCCGCAGCGACTGCGCCTGGATGCGCTCGAGCGAGGTCTCGGTGGTCTCGAGCGCCGCCGGTGCGTCCTCGCGCTCGAGGGCGCGCAGCGAGAGCTCGGAGTAACCGCGGATCGACGCCAGCGGCGTGCGCAGCTCGTGGCTCGCGTCTGCGACGAAGCGGCGCATCCGCTCCTCGTTCCGCTGCCGCGCGGCGAGCGAGCTGTCGACGTGGTCGAGGAGCGTGTTGAGGGCGCTGCCCACGCGCCCGACCTCGGTGCGGGGATCGGCCTGCTCGGCGGGAACGCGCTCGGCGATCGACACCTCTCCCTGCGACAGCGGCAGGCGCGAGACGTCCTCCGCGGTGTCGGCGACCGCCCGGAGCGGGGCCAGCCCTGCGCGGATGACCCACGCCGTGCCGGTTCCGAGCACGAGGAGTCCGCCCGCGGTGAGGAGCCCGATCGTGACGAGCATGCGGCCGATCGTGGCGGCGACTTCGTCGCGCGAGAGGCCGACGACGACGATGGACGGGCCCGTCGCCTCGCCGACGACCCGGAACGTCCCGACGGCGTCGATCGTCACGACCAGCGGGCCGTCGGCGCGCAGGCCGGACGCGAGCTCGCGGAGCTGGTCGTCGGTGAGCGCGGTCACCGTGCCGTCCGCCTCGGTCACGGCGGCCGTCGGGTTTTCGGGCGGCGTCACGACGGCCAGCAGCAGGCCCGCCTGCTGCGGATGCTGCCGCAGGATTTCCTCCGCGCTCAGCCCGCCCACGATGAGGGGTCGCGCGAGTGAGACGATGCGAGCCGTCGTCGCGGAGAGCCGGTTCGTGAGCCCCTCTTCGAGCACTCCGCCCAGCAGCGCGCTCGTCGCGACGCCGACGAGCACCATGATGAGCGAGGTGATGGCCACGACCGTGACGATGAGGCGGCGCTGCAGCGTCCACGGCCGCCGCGCTGCGGTCATTGCGGGGCCTTGATCATGTACCCGACGCCGCGCACGGTGTGGATGAGTGGCTCGCGGCCGGCGTCGATCTTCTTGCGCAGGTACGAGATGTAGAGCTCGACGATGCTCGAGCGCCCGCCGAAGTCGTAGTTCCATACGCGGTCGAGGATCTGCGCCTTGGATACGACCCGCCGCTGATTGCGCATGAGGTACCGCAGCAGCTCGAACTCGGTCGCGGTGAGCTCGATCTCGACGCCGTCGCGGATGACCTCGTGGCTGTCCTCGTTGAGCGACAGGTCGCCCACGCGCAGGATCGGCTCGGTTCCGGCCGCGTGCGCGACGCCCGCTCGCCGCATGAGCCCGCGCAGCCGTGCGACGACCTCTTCGAGGCTGAACGGCTTGGTGACGTAGTCGTCCCCGCCGGCGGTGAGTCCCGCGACGCGGTCGGCGACGGCGTCCTTCGCGGTGAGGAACAGCACCGGGACGTCGTCCCCGCCCTGACGCAGCCGCTGCAGCACCGACATGCCGTCGAGGTCCGGCATCATGATGTCGAGCACCATCGCGTCGGGGTGGAACTCGCGCGCCGCCTGCAGCGCCTCGTAGCCCGATGCGGCCGCGCGCACGTCCCAGCCCTCCATGCGCAGCGCCATCGACAGCAGGTCGGTGAGCATCTGCTCGTCGTCGACCACGAGAACCCGCAGCGCGGTGCCGTCTGGGCGGTGCAGGGAAGGGGTCGTCATCCCCTCATTGTGCGCGCCAACCTATGCGTTTCCTATGGAGCGAGCTATGCGCCGCCTGTGAGCGCCATCGCGTGCGCGGCCATACGGTCGAACGCGGCGTCGAGGTCGTCGTCGACCACCTGAAGCTCCGGATGCGCGTCGTAGTGCTCGACGATCCGCCGCGCACCCTCGTCGAACGTGATGGTCGTGCGGAACTCCGGCGCGAGCGCTTTGACCTTCGCGTTGTCGAACACCATCGAATGCGCCTTGTCGCCGAGAAGGCCCGGCCCGAGATCGGGCGCGAAGGCGGCCATGGTCTCGGATGCCACGTGCACGAGGTGCGGGTCGGTCACGCCCGCGGCATCCGCCAGCCATCCGTAGATCTGGTTCCATGTCGGCGCGTGGTCGCCCGTGATGTGGAAGGTCTCGCCGATCGCGTAGGGATTGGCCAGCAGCGCCGTGAAGGCGACCGCGAAGTCGGAGCTGTGGGTGAGGGTCCACAGGCTCGTGCCGTCGCCGTGCACGATGACCGGCCTGCCGGCGCGCATGCGCGCGATGTCGGTCCAGTGGCCCGACGTCGGCAGGAGGAGCTCGTCGTACGTGTGCGACGGCCGCACGATCGTGATCGGCACGCCGCGCTTGCGGTAGGCGGCCACGAGCAGGTCCTCGCACGCGATCTTGTCGCGCGAGTACTGCCAGAACGGGTTGCGCAGCGGCGTCGACTCCGTCACCGGCAGGCGCTTGGGTGGGGTGTCGTACGCGGATGCCGAGCTGATGAACACGTACTGGCCGGTGCGGCCCTCGAACAGTTCGAGGTCGGCCCGCACGTGGTCAGGCGTGAAGGCGAGGAACTCGCACACGACGTCGAAGCTCTCGTCGCCGATCGCGGACCGCACCGAAGCGGCGTCGCGCACGTCGGCGCGGAGGACCCGGATGCCGTCGGGGAGCGGCCTGCGGCCCGTCCCGCGGTTGAGGACGGTCACGTCGTGCCCGATCGCGGCTGCCCGCGCGACGCACGCCGCGCTGATCGTGCCCGTGCCGCCGATGAAGAGAATGCGTGCTTTGCTCACGGATCGACCATAGACGTTCGGCGTGCGTGCTTAGGGTGAGTCCATGACGGTCGTCGATGTGCGGATCTTCTCCGATGGCGAACAGGTCGGACGCGGGATGTCGCCGGCCGATGCCGCGCGGGAGGCGTCGGTGCGGTCGGGGTTCGCGTGGATCGCGCTGCAGGAGCCCACCGCCGAGCAGCTCGATGAGCTCATGGGCCTGCTGAAGCTGCATCCGCTCGCCGTCAGGGACTGCCTGCGCGATCACCAGCGGGCGAAGCTGTCGGACTACGGCGAGGATCTGTTCCTCGTCATGCAGGCGGCCACCTACCACGACGACACCGAGACGGTCGAGCTCGCCGAGGTGGACGTCTTCGCGGGCGTCGGGTACGTCGTCACCGTGGCACGCGGCCAGGACCTGCTCGACCTCGACGACCTGGCCCGCCGGATCGCGGAGCATCGGGACGCGGTCTCACGGGGGAGCCACTCGGTCGTCTGGGCGCTGTTCGAGCGCATCCTCTCGGAGTACGGCCCCGTCCTCGACGGGGTCGAGAACGACATCGACGAGATCGAGGACGAGCTGTTCGCCGACGACGTCGGCGTCTCGCGGCGCATCTTCGCATTGCAGCGAGAGGTGATCGATCTGCAGCACGCGACGGCGCCGCTCGCGGACATCTTCGACCGGCTCACCGATGCCGAGAAGGCACGGACGGGGCGAGCGGATGCCCCCGCCCTCCGCAACCTCGGAGAGCAGGCGCGTCACGTGGCCGACCGCGTCGACGGGTTCCGCCAGACGCTCGGCACGGCGCTCGACGTGCACGCGACGCTCGTCGAGCAGCGCAACAACGAGGTGATGCGCCGCATGACCGAGTTCAACCTGGAGCAGAACGACCAGGTGAAGAAGGTGTCGTCTTGGGCGGCGATCCTCTTCGCGCCTACGCTCGTCGGGACGGTGTACGGCATGAACTTCGACGCCATGCCGGAGCTGGCGTGGCCGTGGGGCTATCCATTCGCACTCGGGCTCATGCTCGCGACGAGCCTCACGCTGTACATCATCTTCAAGCGAAGGAACTGGCTCTAGCCGCGCCGCGTCATTCGCTGTGCGCGAACGGCCGGTCGCATGTCGGTGGTCGGTCCTATCGTGGCGCGCATGACTCTTGAACAGCTGCGCACAGAAGTCTCCGGTGCGGTCATCACGGCGAACGACCCCGGATGGGACGACGCACGTCGCTTCCACGCCGGCATCGGCGAGCCGACGATGGTGGTCCGCGCATCGAGCGTCGACGACGTTCGCGCCGCGGTCCGGCTCGCGAGGGCCGAACGCCTGCCCGTCATGGTCCGAAGCGGTGGCCACAGCGTGTGGGGCGGGGTGCCCGGCGGCGTGACCGTCGACCTGTCGGCCCTCTCGTCGATCACGGTCGAGGCAGACCTCGTCCGTGTCGGCGGCGGCGCGACGTGGGGCGCCGTCGCGGCCGAGCTCACGAACCACGGCCTGGCCATCAGCTCGGGCGACACGTCGTCGGTCGGCGTGGGCGGGCTCACGCTGGGCGGCGGCATCGGCTTGATGGTGCGCGAGTGGGGCCTCGCGGTCGACCAGCTCGTCGGCGCCCAGCTCGTGACTGCGGGGGGTGACGTGGTCGAGGTCTCGGCGTCGTCGCACCCCGACCTGTTCTGGGCGCTGCGCGGCGGCGGCGGCAACTTCGGCGTCGTCACGCGCTTCGACTTCCGCGCCCACCCGCTCGACGGCGTCGTGTTCACGACGCTCGCGCTCGAAGGCGACTCTCGGCCAGTCATCCGCGTGCTGCGCGACGTCCTCGCCGACGCCCCGCGCGGGCTCACGGTCACGTTCGCGGATGTGCCCGCGATGGACCCGAACGCGCCCGCGGGCGCGTCGATCCAGGCGGTCTGGGTCGGTCGCGATGTCGATGCCGCGCGGGCGGTGCTCGCGCCGCTCATCGAGCTCGACGGAGTCACCGTCGCCGAGCTCGAGGCGCGCGACTATCCCGACATCCTCATGGACACGCCCGCGGCCGAGCCCGACCAGCCGATGCCGGGCTTCGTCGGCGGCAACACGCTCCTACGCCTGCTCGATGACGAGGCGATCGACAAGCTCGTCGCGTTCCGCGAGGCGAACCCCGCGTCCGTCGTGCTCCTGCGCTCGCTGGGGGGTGCGTACGGGGATGTGGCGCAGGTTGACACGCCGTTCCCCGCCCGAGACGCGACCTGGTTCGCGATGGCCGGCGCGTTCGACGTGCCCGGAATGCTCGACGACGCCGGCCGCGCGGCTGCTCAGGAGGCGTGGGACGCGATCGAGTCCCTCGGGCACGGTTCGTACGGCAACTTCTCCGTGTCGACCGACCCGGAGTGGGTCGCGCGCATGTATTCGCCCGAGACGATGGCGCGGCTCGCCGCGATCAAGCGCGAGTGGGATCCGCAGAACATCTTCTGCCGGACGCACAACGTCGTCCCGGCGGCGGCGGCCTGACGCACCGGTCGTGACGGTTCCGGCCCGGCCCGAGTGGTCGGGCCGGAACCTCGACGAGCGGGATCAGTGCGTGTCTTCGGCCTCGACCTCGGTGCGGTCGCCCGACCAGAGCGTGTGGAACGTGCCTTCGCGGTCGACGCGCTTGTAGGTGTGGGCGCCGAAGAAGTCCCGCTGGCCCTGCACGAGCGCGGCCGGCAGGCGGTCGGCGCGCAGGCCGTCGTAATACGCGAGCGACGACGAGAACGCGGGGGAGGGGATGCCGGCGGCCGCCGCCGTCGCGACGACGCGGCGCCACGCGGTCTGCCCGCGCGTGAGTGCGTCGACGAAGTACGGCGCGGTCAGCAGCACGGGAAGGTCGGGCTCGGCCGCGTACGCATCGGCGATGCGGTTGAGGAATTGGGCGCGGATGATGCAGCCGGCCCGCCAGATCTTCGAGACGGCGCCGAGGTCGATCGACCAGTCGTACCGCGCTGCGCCGGCGCGGATCTCGTCGAAGCCCTGCGAGTACGCGACGATCTTCGACGCGTACAGCGCGAGCCGCACCTCCTCGACGAAGGCGTCCACGTCGTCGACCGAGAACGCCTCTTCGGGGCCCGGGAGGCCGTGCGACACCGCGCGCTGCTCGGGGTGGCTCGACAGCGACCGCGCGAACACCGCCTCGGCGATGCCCGACACGGGCACCCCCAGGTCGAGCGCCGTCTGCACGGTCCACGCGCCGGTGCCCTTCGCTCCCGCCTGGTCGAGGATCACGTCGACGAGCGGCTTGCCGGTCGCGGCGTCGACCTGTCGCAGGACCTCGGCCGTGATCTCGATGAGGTAGGACTCGAGCTCGCCTCGGTTCCACTCGGCGAAGATGTCGGCGATCTCGGCGGGCGTCTTGCCCGTGCCGCGGCGGATGAGGTCGTACGCCTCGGCGATGAGCTGCATGTCGGCGTACTCGATGCCGTTGTGG
Proteins encoded:
- a CDS encoding MOSC domain-containing protein, translating into MTDSLAGTVVAVARDDGHRFSKPTRDSITLIEGLGVEGDAHAGATVKHRSRVRRDPSSPNLRQVHLMHAELFDEVARRGHAVAPGELGENVTTSGIDLLSLPRGARLTLGDEAVIEVTGLRNPCTQINGLSAGLMKELIHVDEDGATVRLAGVMSVVARGGVVRPGDGIRVTLPDEPHEPLPVV
- a CDS encoding FAD-dependent oxidoreductase produces the protein MYRLVLLALAALAAIAFVLSFFGLVGPGPGELVATLAVLVVVCGATDAAAHAVLRLPWRLESSLVTAHILLFVLRPTLELAGLGGIAIAGAAASLSKYVLAWRGRHVFNPAAVGATVLTLLALAFPALGTSSWWVGTPALAGPVVVLGVAVLWRTEKLRMVALFVVIAVGVAVLRTSAQYQAAGTPLDFAQVFCPVLWSSPFLFLGAFMLSEPLTMPPRRWQQLTVAAVVGVLAGWPIDLGAVSLGEERALLIGNLVAFAFSVRAAVRLTLRSRQDVTPTVRQLTFDAKRTVRFESGQYIELDVPHRRPDARGTRREFSIVSAPEDLPELRIAFRESMGAQAAHPSSYKRALAQVTAGNDLAVTGVWGDFVLPKKAHVPLLMVAAGIGVTPFVSQLRHLRLAQEDRDIVLVYVASDASELAFRDEIEASGVPVVVFTRDRPENLPSHWTWARGVRLDAEGLVRVVPDISARHAFVSGPPNLIADLAPALERARSITTDAFSGY
- a CDS encoding sensor histidine kinase; its protein translation is MTAARRPWTLQRRLIVTVVAITSLIMVLVGVATSALLGGVLEEGLTNRLSATTARIVSLARPLIVGGLSAEEILRQHPQQAGLLLAVVTPPENPTAAVTEADGTVTALTDDQLRELASGLRADGPLVVTIDAVGTFRVVGEATGPSIVVVGLSRDEVAATIGRMLVTIGLLTAGGLLVLGTGTAWVIRAGLAPLRAVADTAEDVSRLPLSQGEVSIAERVPAEQADPRTEVGRVGSALNTLLDHVDSSLAARQRNEERMRRFVADASHELRTPLASIRGYSELSLRALEREDAPAALETTETSLERIQAQSLRMTRLVEDLLLLARLDEGQELVYAAVDLTRLAVDGVTDARAAHPDHEWQLAVGDDPVVVAGDAVRLSQVVANLLANAGTHTPAGTTVAVGVERDGEDAVLRVRDDGPGIDPSIANELFERFARADRSRARQTGGTGLGLSIARAIANAHGGTLSVRSEPGDTVFELRMPARPSDPA
- a CDS encoding response regulator transcription factor codes for the protein MTTPSLHRPDGTALRVLVVDDEQMLTDLLSMALRMEGWDVRAAASGYEALQAAREFHPDAMVLDIMMPDLDGMSVLQRLRQGGDDVPVLFLTAKDAVADRVAGLTAGGDDYVTKPFSLEEVVARLRGLMRRAGVAHAAGTEPILRVGDLSLNEDSHEVIRDGVEIELTATEFELLRYLMRNQRRVVSKAQILDRVWNYDFGGRSSIVELYISYLRKKIDAGREPLIHTVRGVGYMIKAPQ
- a CDS encoding NAD-dependent epimerase/dehydratase family protein, yielding MSKARILFIGGTGTISAACVARAAAIGHDVTVLNRGTGRRPLPDGIRVLRADVRDAASVRSAIGDESFDVVCEFLAFTPDHVRADLELFEGRTGQYVFISSASAYDTPPKRLPVTESTPLRNPFWQYSRDKIACEDLLVAAYRKRGVPITIVRPSHTYDELLLPTSGHWTDIARMRAGRPVIVHGDGTSLWTLTHSSDFAVAFTALLANPYAIGETFHITGDHAPTWNQIYGWLADAAGVTDPHLVHVASETMAAFAPDLGPGLLGDKAHSMVFDNAKVKALAPEFRTTITFDEGARRIVEHYDAHPELQVVDDDLDAAFDRMAAHAMALTGGA
- a CDS encoding magnesium and cobalt transport protein CorA, giving the protein MTVVDVRIFSDGEQVGRGMSPADAAREASVRSGFAWIALQEPTAEQLDELMGLLKLHPLAVRDCLRDHQRAKLSDYGEDLFLVMQAATYHDDTETVELAEVDVFAGVGYVVTVARGQDLLDLDDLARRIAEHRDAVSRGSHSVVWALFERILSEYGPVLDGVENDIDEIEDELFADDVGVSRRIFALQREVIDLQHATAPLADIFDRLTDAEKARTGRADAPALRNLGEQARHVADRVDGFRQTLGTALDVHATLVEQRNNEVMRRMTEFNLEQNDQVKKVSSWAAILFAPTLVGTVYGMNFDAMPELAWPWGYPFALGLMLATSLTLYIIFKRRNWL
- a CDS encoding FAD-binding oxidoreductase, encoding MTLEQLRTEVSGAVITANDPGWDDARRFHAGIGEPTMVVRASSVDDVRAAVRLARAERLPVMVRSGGHSVWGGVPGGVTVDLSALSSITVEADLVRVGGGATWGAVAAELTNHGLAISSGDTSSVGVGGLTLGGGIGLMVREWGLAVDQLVGAQLVTAGGDVVEVSASSHPDLFWALRGGGGNFGVVTRFDFRAHPLDGVVFTTLALEGDSRPVIRVLRDVLADAPRGLTVTFADVPAMDPNAPAGASIQAVWVGRDVDAARAVLAPLIELDGVTVAELEARDYPDILMDTPAAEPDQPMPGFVGGNTLLRLLDDEAIDKLVAFREANPASVVLLRSLGGAYGDVAQVDTPFPARDATWFAMAGAFDVPGMLDDAGRAAAQEAWDAIESLGHGSYGNFSVSTDPEWVARMYSPETMARLAAIKREWDPQNIFCRTHNVVPAAAA
- the gndA gene encoding NADP-dependent phosphogluconate dehydrogenase yields the protein MGVVGLAVMGSNLARNLASREGNTVAVYNRSHEKTDSLVAEHREAGFVPGYSYEEFAASLQKPRTAIIMVKAGAATDAVIDELMRVFEPGDIIVDGGNSLFTDTIRREKAARERGFNFVGMGVSGGEEGALHGPSLMPGGPDESWVTLGPILRSIAAVAEGEPCVTHIGHDGAGHFVKMVHNGIEYADMQLIAEAYDLIRRGTGKTPAEIADIFAEWNRGELESYLIEITAEVLRQVDAATGKPLVDVILDQAGAKGTGAWTVQTALDLGVPVSGIAEAVFARSLSSHPEQRAVSHGLPGPEEAFSVDDVDAFVEEVRLALYASKIVAYSQGFDEIRAGAARYDWSIDLGAVSKIWRAGCIIRAQFLNRIADAYAAEPDLPVLLTAPYFVDALTRGQTAWRRVVATAAAAGIPSPAFSSSLAYYDGLRADRLPAALVQGQRDFFGAHTYKRVDREGTFHTLWSGDRTEVEAEDTH